One genomic segment of Mustelus asterias chromosome 26, sMusAst1.hap1.1, whole genome shotgun sequence includes these proteins:
- the LOC144479517 gene encoding cold-inducible RNA-binding protein-like isoform X4: MSDEGKLFVGGLNFDTNEQSLESVFSKYGQISEVIVIKDRETQRSRGFGFVTFENPDDAKDAMLAMNGKSIDGRQIRVDQAGKSSGDRSRGYRGGNASSRGFFRGGSGRRARGFSRGGGDRGYIARYDSRSGYSGSRDYYNRDRMKQ, encoded by the exons ATGTCTGACGAAGGAAAGCTTTTTGTCGGTGGTCTTAACTTTGACACTAATGAACAGTCCCTGGAATCCGTCTTCTCCAAATATggacagatctctgaag TTATTGTAATTAAGGACCGAGAGACGCAGAGGTCGAGGGGGTTTGGTTTTGTCACCTTTGAAAATCCTGATGATGCAAAGGATGCCATGTTAGCTATGAATGGAAAG TCTATTGATGGGCGTCAGATTAGGGTGGATCAAGCCGGAAAATCCTCCGGAGACCGATCCCGAGGCTACAGGGGTGGAAATGCAAGCAGTCGTGGATTTTTCCGTGGGGGGTCTGGACGTAGAGCTCGTGGGTTTTCCAGAG GTGGAGGTGACAGAGGGTATATTGCACGCTATGATTCAAGAAGTGGTTACTCGGGATCAAGAGACTACTATAACCGAGATAG AATGAAGCAGTGA
- the LOC144479517 gene encoding cold-inducible RNA-binding protein-like isoform X2, translating into MSDEGKLFVGGLNFDTNEQSLESVFSKYGQISEVIVIKDRETQRSRGFGFVTFENPDDAKDAMLAMNGKSIDGRQIRVDQAGKSSGDRSRGYRGGNASSRGFFRGGSGRRARGFSRGGGDRGYIARYDSRSGYSGSRDYYNRDSQGSYGGGGSYRDSYDS; encoded by the exons ATGTCTGACGAAGGAAAGCTTTTTGTCGGTGGTCTTAACTTTGACACTAATGAACAGTCCCTGGAATCCGTCTTCTCCAAATATggacagatctctgaag TTATTGTAATTAAGGACCGAGAGACGCAGAGGTCGAGGGGGTTTGGTTTTGTCACCTTTGAAAATCCTGATGATGCAAAGGATGCCATGTTAGCTATGAATGGAAAG TCTATTGATGGGCGTCAGATTAGGGTGGATCAAGCCGGAAAATCCTCCGGAGACCGATCCCGAGGCTACAGGGGTGGAAATGCAAGCAGTCGTGGATTTTTCCGTGGGGGGTCTGGACGTAGAGCTCGTGGGTTTTCCAGAG GTGGAGGTGACAGAGGGTATATTGCACGCTATGATTCAAGAAGTGGTTACTCGGGATCAAGAGACTACTATAACCGAGATAG TCAAGGGAGCTATGGCGGCGGTGGTTCCTATAGGGACAGTTATGATAGTTAA
- the LOC144479517 gene encoding cold-inducible RNA-binding protein-like isoform X3 — MSDEGKLFVGGLNFDTNEQSLESVFSKYGQISEVIVIKDRETQRSRGFGFVTFENPDDAKDAMLAMNGKSIDGRQIRVDQAGKSSGDRSRGYRGGNASSRGFFRGGSGRRARGFSRGGGDRGYIARYDSRSGYSGSRDYYNRDSYTQRINKSS, encoded by the exons ATGTCTGACGAAGGAAAGCTTTTTGTCGGTGGTCTTAACTTTGACACTAATGAACAGTCCCTGGAATCCGTCTTCTCCAAATATggacagatctctgaag TTATTGTAATTAAGGACCGAGAGACGCAGAGGTCGAGGGGGTTTGGTTTTGTCACCTTTGAAAATCCTGATGATGCAAAGGATGCCATGTTAGCTATGAATGGAAAG TCTATTGATGGGCGTCAGATTAGGGTGGATCAAGCCGGAAAATCCTCCGGAGACCGATCCCGAGGCTACAGGGGTGGAAATGCAAGCAGTCGTGGATTTTTCCGTGGGGGGTCTGGACGTAGAGCTCGTGGGTTTTCCAGAG GTGGAGGTGACAGAGGGTATATTGCACGCTATGATTCAAGAAGTGGTTACTCGGGATCAAGAGACTACTATAACCGAGATAG CTACACACAACGAATAAATAAATCTTCCTGA
- the LOC144479517 gene encoding cold-inducible RNA-binding protein-like isoform X1 produces the protein MSDEGKLFVGGLNFDTNEQSLESVFSKYGQISEVIVIKDRETQRSRGFGFVTFENPDDAKDAMLAMNGKSIDGRQIRVDQAGKSSGDRSRGYRGGNASSRGFFRGGSGRRARGFSRGGGDRGYIARYDSRSGYSGSRDYYNRDRSQGSYGGGGSYRDSYDS, from the exons ATGTCTGACGAAGGAAAGCTTTTTGTCGGTGGTCTTAACTTTGACACTAATGAACAGTCCCTGGAATCCGTCTTCTCCAAATATggacagatctctgaag TTATTGTAATTAAGGACCGAGAGACGCAGAGGTCGAGGGGGTTTGGTTTTGTCACCTTTGAAAATCCTGATGATGCAAAGGATGCCATGTTAGCTATGAATGGAAAG TCTATTGATGGGCGTCAGATTAGGGTGGATCAAGCCGGAAAATCCTCCGGAGACCGATCCCGAGGCTACAGGGGTGGAAATGCAAGCAGTCGTGGATTTTTCCGTGGGGGGTCTGGACGTAGAGCTCGTGGGTTTTCCAGAG GTGGAGGTGACAGAGGGTATATTGCACGCTATGATTCAAGAAGTGGTTACTCGGGATCAAGAGACTACTATAACCGAGATAG GAGTCAAGGGAGCTATGGCGGCGGTGGTTCCTATAGGGACAGTTATGATAGTTAA